Within Thermodesulfovibrio thiophilus DSM 17215, the genomic segment AATGATGATGAAGAGGCGCCATTCTAAAAATTCTCTTTCCATTGGTTAATTTAAAATACCCCACTTGAAGAATAACAGAAAGAGCCTCCACAACAAATATACCTCCAACCAGAGCTAGAACAATCTCATGTTTTGTAATAACTGCCAGACTTCCAAGGGCTCCTCCAAGACTGAGTGATCCGACATCACCCATAAAAACATCTGCAGGATAGGAATTATACCAGAGAAAACCAAGACATGCACCAAGCATCGCTCCGCAGAAAACAGCAAGTTCGCCTGTTCCTGGAATATAAAGAACATAAAGATATTTTGCAAAAACAGCATGTCCTGAGATATAAAGAAGAACAGCATTCACAATAGATGCAATTCCCACCAATCCTGCTGCAAGTCCATCCATTCCATCTGTAAGATTTACAGCATTTGAAGCACCTACAATAACAAAAACAGCAAATGGAAGATAAAATATCCCCAGATCAATTAGCCATTGTTTGAAAAAAGGAATATTTAAAACAGTTGTGTAAGGATCCTTCGGGTTAAAATACAAAAATAAAGTCACTGAAAAAGCAAGTAAAAGCTGCGCAAGCAACTTATATCTACCAGGCATTCCTCTATAATTATGTCTTGTAACTTTAAGATAGTCATCAATGAATCCAATAAAACCAAAGCCTAAAAAACTTATAATCATAACCCATATATAATGATTTTTCAGGTTTCCCCATAATAATACAGAAACCAAAACAGAAGCAATTATAATTATGCCTCCCATTGTGGGAGTGCCCTCTTTTTTTAAATGTGTTTTGGGTCCATCATCTCTTATATATTGAGTAAGGCTTAATTTTTTAAGCCATCTTATGCATGCAGGAGCAATGATAAATGTGAAAAAAAAAGCAGTCAGTATAGCTAAAACCGTTCTGAAAGTAATATAGCGAAAGACATTTAATATAGAAATCTGATCGCTCAATCTATAAAGAATCTCATATAGCATTAAAGAACATCCTCCTTCAATACTTCAACAATCCGCTCCATTTGCATAGCTCTTGAACCTTTAATTAAAACAACTTCAGAACCATTGAGCTGTCTTTTTAAAAATTCTCCTGCCTGAACAGCATCATCAAAAACATATCCATTAACATATCTTAAAGCATCTTTTATAAACGTTCCCACTCCTATAAAAATATCTATTCCAAGCTTTTTAATCAGTCTGCCAACTTCTTCATGGGCTTTTTGTGTAAATGAACCAAGCTCCATCATATCACCTAAAACAGCAACTGTTTTTCGCTCTCTTTTTCTTCTTGCAAGTTCCTCTAATGCAAGCTTCATTGAAGAAGGATTGGCATTGTATGCATCAAGAAATATTTCCAATCCATTTATTTTTATTATCTCTCCGCGCATTTTTACAGGAGTGAAAACTTCTGTAACCTGCGTGATAATGCATTTAGATATCCCCAAAAAAGTAGCAACTGCTGTGGCTGCTGTTATGTTATAAATGTTGTGTATGCCGGTTAAATGAGTTTTCAATGGAAAACTCGCAGTATCAGTATAAAATTCAAACTGGGCATGGTCATCATAAAAATTTATATTGTCAGCTCTGAAATCACATTCTCTGCCAAGTCCAAATGTTAAGATCTGTCCTTTCCAGCCTTTAAGTCCATCCATGAGAAACTCATCATCACCATTTGTAAAAACTGTCTTAACATACGGAAGGATCTCAAGCTCTCCATCTCTTACTCCTTTAATTGAACCAAATCCTTCAATGTGTTCATAACCAATATTTGTAATCACCGCACAATCTGGAT encodes:
- the mraY gene encoding phospho-N-acetylmuramoyl-pentapeptide-transferase: MLYEILYRLSDQISILNVFRYITFRTVLAILTAFFFTFIIAPACIRWLKKLSLTQYIRDDGPKTHLKKEGTPTMGGIIIIASVLVSVLLWGNLKNHYIWVMIISFLGFGFIGFIDDYLKVTRHNYRGMPGRYKLLAQLLLAFSVTLFLYFNPKDPYTTVLNIPFFKQWLIDLGIFYLPFAVFVIVGASNAVNLTDGMDGLAAGLVGIASIVNAVLLYISGHAVFAKYLYVLYIPGTGELAVFCGAMLGACLGFLWYNSYPADVFMGDVGSLSLGGALGSLAVITKHEIVLALVGGIFVVEALSVILQVGYFKLTNGKRIFRMAPLHHHFELKKWPEPKVITRFWIIGIILALLSLLTLKLR
- a CDS encoding UDP-N-acetylmuramoyl-tripeptide--D-alanyl-D-alanine ligase, whose protein sequence is MFSLDDLIQATHGRLLSMGKEIFREASIDTRTIGENDLFFALKGSKTDGHEFLAEAFTKASGAVISRGQSIDFHNKTVVLVKDTLNALQQLGGYLRKQFKGKVIAVIGSNGKTTTKELICQFLSKKYRVLKTEGNLNNNIGVPLCISRVEANTEIMVLELGTNKPGDIRELCEIVYPDCAVITNIGYEHIEGFGSIKGVRDGELEILPYVKTVFTNGDDEFLMDGLKGWKGQILTFGLGRECDFRADNINFYDDHAQFEFYTDTASFPLKTHLTGIHNIYNITAATAVATFLGISKCIITQVTEVFTPVKMRGEIIKINGLEIFLDAYNANPSSMKLALEELARRKRERKTVAVLGDMMELGSFTQKAHEEVGRLIKKLGIDIFIGVGTFIKDALRYVNGYVFDDAVQAGEFLKRQLNGSEVVLIKGSRAMQMERIVEVLKEDVL